One part of the Rutidosis leptorrhynchoides isolate AG116_Rl617_1_P2 chromosome 1, CSIRO_AGI_Rlap_v1, whole genome shotgun sequence genome encodes these proteins:
- the LOC139885915 gene encoding methionine S-methyltransferase, producing the protein MAAVKGLFGSIDEFLKQCSQSGDSAYSALRSLLERLEDPDTRTEARIFLAHVQKKLDADGSTQHSLDTYHFQIQDIYLERNEGYQKRKKLTMMVIPSIFMPEDWSFTFYEGLNRHPDSIFKDKTVAELGCGNGWISIAIAEKWLPLKVYGLDINPRAVKISWINLYLNAFDENGEPVYDHEKKTLLDRVEFYESDLLSYCRDNHIELERIVGCIPQILNPNPDAMSKLITENASEEFLHSLSNYCALQGFVEDQFGLGLIARAVEEGIDVIKPMGIMIFNMGGRPGQGVCKRLFERRGLRVNKLWQTKILQASDTDISALVEIEKNNPHRFEFFMGLVGDQPICARTAWAFGKAGGRISHALSVYSCQLRHPNQVKKIFEFLKHGFHDISNSLDLSFEEESVADEKIPFLAYLAGVLKESFSFVYEPPTGNKRFRDLIAGFMKTYHHVPISADNVAIFPSRATAIENALRLFTPRLAIVDEHLTRHLPRQWLTSLEMKENKDNKTSTDGITVIEAPCQSDLMIELIKKLRPQVVVTGIAQFEAVTSSSFEHLLRVTREIGSRLFIDISDQFELSSLPSSIGVLKYLARTPLPPHVAIVCGLLRNQVYTDLEVAFVISEEQTIFDALSRSVELLQGNTALISQYYYGCLFNELLSFQLPGRRPPTEREAEDVKPSEMMIGFSNSAVSVLNNAELSVRETDTSSLIHMDVDQIFLPTPSPVKTAIFESFARQNVTESECDVTPSLKQFIKNTYNFSVEHSSEFIYADFPLALFNKLVLCCIEEGGSLCIPNGSNGNYVSAAKFLNANIVSIPTQPESGFKLTEKQLVNVLETVSKPWVYISGPTINPTGLLYSNEEMKSLLTVCAKYGARVIIDTSFSGVEFNSKGWDGWNLDASLAGLTGKPSFCVSLLGGLFSKMPTGGLAYGFLVLKQGFLADAFHSFSGLNKPHSTIRYTAKKLLDITDQNGDLTGAADGQGKLLATRLNRLKETLVSCGWEVVEARGGVSVVAKPSAYLGKSVKLKMDGYTWEAKLDDSNIREAMLKATGLCINGPSWTGIPGYCRFTLALEDGDFDRALDCIVKFKQLVK; encoded by the exons ATGGCTGCGGTGAAAGGATTGTTTGGATCAATCGATGAGTTTTTGAAACAGTGTTCACAATCAGGTGATTCTGCTTACTCCGCATTAAGATCACTTTTGGAGCGGCTTGAGGATCCGGATACCCGAACCGAAGCTCGGATCTTCCTCGCACATGTTCAGAAGAAACTCGATGCCGATGGAAGCACGCAACATTCACTCGATACTTACCATTTCCAAATTCAAGACATATATCTTGAAAGAAATGAAG GATATCAAAAGAGAAAAAAGTTAACAATGATGGTGATACCTAGCATCTTTATGCCAGAGGACTGGTCCTTCACTTTCTATGAAGGGTTAAATCGACATCCCGACTCTATCTTCAAGGATAAGACAGTAGCCGAGCTTGGTTGTGGAAATGGATGGATATCCATAGCAATTGCTGAGAAGTGGTTGCCATTGAAG GTTTATGGACTTGATATCAATCCAAGAGCAGTGAAGATTTCATGGATTAATTTGTATTTGAATGCGTTCGATGAGAATGGAGAGCCTGTTTATGACCATGAGAAGAAAACTTTGCTCGACAGGGTTGAGTTCTATGAATCTGATCTACTATCTTACTGCAGAGATAACCACATAGAGCTTGAACGAATTGTCGGATGCATACCTCAG ATTCTCAATCCAAATCCGGATGCAATGTCCAAACTTATCACAGAAAATGCAAGTGAAGAGTTTCTACATTCACTAAGTAACTACTGTGCACTTCAG GGTTTTGTTGAGGACCAGTTTGGCCTAGGTCTTATTGCTAGGGCAGTTGAAGAAGGAATTGATGTCATTAAGCCTAtgggaattatgatcttcaatatgGGAGGTCGTCCTGGTCAAGGTGTTTGTAAACGCTTATTTGAACGCCGTGGGCTCCGTGTCAACAAGCTATGGCAGACCAAAATTCTTCAGGCATCTGACACTGACATTTCAGCGTTAGTCGAAATTGAGAAGAATAATCCGCACCGTTTTGAGTTCTTCATGGGACTTGTCGGAGACCAGCCAATTTGTGCTAGAACAGCATGGGCATTTGGAAAGGCTGGTGGTCGTATTTCTCATGCTCTATCTGTTTACAGTTGCCAGCTTCGACATCCTAATCAG GTTAAGAAAATCTTCGAGTTTCTCAAACACGGATTTCACGACATAAGCAATTCTCTAGATTTGTCTTTTGAAGAAGAGTCTGTTGCTGATGAGAAGATCCCTTTTCTAGCATATCTAGCTGGCGTTTTAAAAGAAAGCTTTAGCTTTGTATATGAGCCTCCAACTGGAAACAAAAGGTTTCGTGATCTCATTGCAGGCTTTATGAAGACATACCACCATGTACCGATCAGCGCTGAT AATGTTGCTATTTTTCCTTCGAGGGCGACAGCCATTGAGAACGCTCTCCGGTTGTTCACACCACGTCTTGCCATTGTTGATGAACATCTAACCAGACATCTACCCAGGCAATGGTTAACATCACTAGAAATGAAG GAAAATAAGGACAATAAAACCTCAACAGATGGAATCACTGTTATTGAAGCACCGTGCCAGTCTGATCTGATGATAGAGCTGATAAAAAAGTTAAGGCCACAAGTGGTTGTCACAGGGATTGCTCAATTTGAGGCGGTTACGAGTTCTTCATTTGAACACCTTTTACGTGTTACAAGGGAAATCGGGTCTCGTCTTTTCATAGACATATCTGATCAGTTTGAGCTTTCCAGCCTCCCCAGTTCAATCGGGGTCTTGAAGTATCTTGCTAGAACTCCGTTGCCTCCCCATGTCGCCATAGTTTGCGGCTTGTTAAGAAATCAA GTTTACACTGATCTTGAAGTAGCTTTTGTGATATCAGAAGAACAAACCATCTTTGACGCATTGTCAAGAAGTGTGGAACTATTGCAAGGCAATACTGCCCTAATTAGCCAATATTATTATGGTTGTCTTTTCAATGAGCTTCTCTCCTTTCAGCTTCCTGGTAGACGTCCACCTACAGAG AGGGAAGCTGAGGATGTTAAACCTAGCGAGATGATGATAGGATTTTCAAACTCTGCAGTCTCAGTTCTGAACAACGCAGAACTATCAGTTAGAGAAACCGATACATCCTCTTTGATTCACATGGACGTGGATCAAATATTTCTTCCTACACCATCACCTGTTAAAACTGCCATCTTTGAAAGTTTTGCAAGGCAGAACGTGACAGAATCAGAGTGTGACGTCACACCCAGCCTTAAGCAATTCATAAAAAACACCTACAACTTTTCAGTTGAGCACAGTTCTGAATTCATATATGCAGACTTCCCTCTAGCTCTTTTCAATAAACTTGTCCTCTGTTGCATTGAAGAAGGTGGAAGCCTTTGCATACCAAACGGTTCCAATGGGAATTATGTATCGGCTGCCAAATTCTTAAACGCAAACATCGTGTCCATCCCTACACAACCTGAATCAGGTTTCAAATTGACTGAAAAACAACTTGTTAATGTATTGGAGACAGTTAGTAAACCATGGGTCTACATATCTGGTCCAACTATAAACCCTACAGGCTTGCTTTATAGCAATGAAGAGATGAAAAGCTTGCTTACAGTGTGTGCTAAATACGGGGCACGGGTCATTATAGATACTTCGTTCTCGGGGGTTGAGTTTAACTCGAAGGGTTGGGACGGGTGGAATTTGGATGCAAGTTTAGCAGGACTAACTGGAAAACCGTCTTTTTGTGTGAGTTTGCTTGGAGGTTTGTTTTCCAAAATGCCGACCGGAGGGCTTGCTTATGGGTTTCTAGTTCTGAAGCAGGGTTTTTTGGCTGATGCATTTCATAGTTTCTCGGGGTTGAATAAACCTCATAGTACCATTAGGTATACTGCTAAGAAATTGCTCGATATTACAGACCAGAATGGGGATCTCACAGGTGCTGCTGATGGACAGGGGAAATTGCTCGCTACTAGATTGAATCGCTTGAAAGAG ACACTTGTGAGCTGTGGCTGGGAGGTTGTTGAAGCTCGTGGGGGTGTTTCGGTAGTTGCAAAGCCATCTGCTTATCTTGGCAAAAGCGTAAAGCTTAAGATGGATGGTTATACATGGGAAGCTAAACTGGATGACTCCAACATCCGAGAAGCAATGCTGAAAGCGACAGGTCTATGCATCAATGGACCGTCATGGACCGGGATACCAGGCTATTGTCGTTTCACATTAGCCCTAGAAGATGGTGATTTTGACCGTGCTTTGGATTGCATTGTCAAATTCAAGCAACTTGTCAAGTAA